In the Clostridium beijerinckii genome, one interval contains:
- a CDS encoding single-stranded DNA-binding protein, whose product MNKIILLGRLVKDPELRHTENGEKIYTKFTIAVQRNFRLPDGIREADFIPIKVWGKKAEVIVKYMKKGSLITLSGRLRTGSYEDKEGNRKYIAEVIAEDFKFLENKKSQTEAL is encoded by the coding sequence ATGAATAAGATAATATTATTAGGAAGATTAGTTAAAGACCCTGAACTTAGGCACACTGAAAATGGAGAAAAAATTTATACCAAGTTTACAATTGCTGTGCAACGAAATTTTAGATTACCTGATGGAATTAGAGAAGCAGATTTTATACCTATAAAAGTTTGGGGAAAAAAAGCTGAAGTTATAGTAAAATATATGAAAAAGGGAAGCCTTATTACTTTAAGCGGTAGATTAAGAACTGGTAGTTATGAGGATAAGGAGGGAAATAGAAAGTATATAGCAGAGGTTATAGCAGAAGATTTTAAATTTCTTGAGAATAAGAAAAGTCAAACTGAGGCGTTGTAA
- a CDS encoding YihY/virulence factor BrkB family protein, producing MKYIKLSSKVNLIIHLIVKIKRDDVFALASQLAYYLILSFFPFMLFLMTLAGFSSISSKQILGQLNVMLPRSVLELTQSTVIEIFDNQYTGLLGISILLTLWTASSAFKAIIKSINKAYNFKEERSFIKLSIISMLGILALAVTIILALTALVFGNVIGDYIKSINPFYEIILIIWNIFRYTFILAIMISIFICVYKFAPAKKLVWKEVIAGSIFSTVGWVLVSFVFSFYIDNFNNYSRFYGSLGAVFILMTWLFLISIIFILGVEINFVTSELRGRNRMIRNR from the coding sequence ATGAAATATATAAAATTAAGTAGCAAAGTTAATTTAATTATACATCTTATAGTAAAAATTAAGAGGGACGATGTGTTTGCACTAGCATCTCAGTTAGCATATTATTTAATATTATCATTTTTCCCATTTATGTTATTTTTGATGACTTTGGCTGGATTTAGCAGCATAAGCTCTAAACAAATACTGGGACAATTAAATGTTATGCTTCCTAGGAGTGTATTGGAATTAACTCAGTCAACTGTTATAGAGATATTTGACAATCAATATACTGGATTGTTAGGAATATCTATATTGTTAACGCTATGGACAGCGTCATCTGCATTTAAGGCCATAATAAAAAGCATAAATAAGGCGTACAACTTTAAAGAAGAAAGGTCATTTATTAAACTTTCAATTATTTCTATGTTAGGAATATTAGCATTAGCTGTAACTATAATTCTAGCTTTAACAGCGTTAGTATTTGGAAATGTAATAGGCGATTATATTAAAAGTATCAATCCATTTTATGAAATAATATTGATTATTTGGAATATATTCAGATATACTTTTATATTAGCGATAATGATATCTATATTTATTTGCGTTTATAAATTTGCTCCTGCTAAAAAGTTGGTATGGAAAGAGGTAATCGCAGGGTCTATATTTAGCACAGTGGGCTGGGTGTTAGTGTCCTTTGTTTTTTCATTTTATATCGATAATTTTAATAATTATTCTAGGTTTTATGGAAGTCTTGGTGCAGTATTTATACTTATGACATGGTTATTTTTAATATCAATAATATTCATCTTAGGAGTAGAGATAAATTTTGTTACATCTGAGTTAAGAGGTAGAAATCGAATGATTAGAAACAGGTAG
- a CDS encoding nucleotide sugar dehydrogenase, with translation MSLLKQQLLDKINNKTAKVGVVGLGYVGLPLAVEKANAGYQTIGFDVQDQKVNMVNEGRNYIGDVVDENLKKIVEENTLRATTDFSFVKDVDTICICVPTPLDLYKQPDLSYVVDSTKSVAQYLHKGMLVILESTTYPGTTEEVLKPILEESGLKCGEDFFLAFSPERVDPGNKDFNTKNTPKVVGGCTPDCTEVAAALYRNILEGDIHTVSSPAVAEMEKILENTFRNINIGLANEMAILCNRMGIDVWEVIDAAKTKPYGFMPFYPGPGLGGHCIPLDPFYLEWKAKEYDYHTRLIETSGEINDSMPEFVLDNVMKILNKNKKALNGAKVLLLGVAYKNDIDDYRESPAFKVIELLEKNGADLMVNDPYCPISKYKGKVYNSVDWKEVINESDIVIITTNHSCYDYESIVSRAKVVYDTRNATKNVVNNREKIYKL, from the coding sequence ATGTCATTATTAAAACAACAATTATTAGATAAAATAAATAATAAAACTGCAAAAGTTGGTGTGGTTGGTCTTGGATATGTTGGATTACCATTAGCTGTGGAAAAGGCTAATGCTGGTTATCAAACTATTGGATTTGATGTTCAAGATCAAAAGGTAAATATGGTTAATGAAGGAAGGAACTATATTGGGGATGTAGTGGATGAAAATTTAAAGAAGATAGTAGAAGAAAATACTTTAAGAGCTACTACTGACTTTAGTTTTGTTAAAGATGTAGACACTATTTGTATTTGCGTTCCTACACCATTAGATTTATATAAGCAACCAGATTTATCATATGTTGTAGATTCAACAAAAAGTGTTGCACAATATCTACATAAAGGTATGCTTGTTATTCTTGAAAGTACTACATATCCAGGAACAACTGAAGAGGTTCTTAAGCCAATACTAGAAGAAAGTGGACTTAAATGCGGAGAAGACTTTTTCTTAGCCTTTTCACCAGAAAGAGTTGATCCAGGTAATAAGGACTTTAATACTAAAAATACTCCTAAAGTTGTTGGTGGTTGTACACCTGATTGCACAGAAGTTGCAGCAGCATTATATAGAAACATATTAGAGGGAGATATCCATACTGTATCATCTCCAGCCGTAGCTGAAATGGAAAAAATATTGGAAAATACATTTAGAAATATAAATATTGGATTAGCTAATGAAATGGCTATTTTATGTAATAGAATGGGAATAGATGTATGGGAAGTTATAGATGCAGCTAAGACCAAGCCATACGGATTTATGCCGTTTTATCCAGGTCCAGGCTTAGGTGGACATTGTATTCCTCTTGATCCATTTTACTTAGAGTGGAAAGCAAAAGAATATGATTATCATACAAGATTAATAGAAACTTCAGGAGAAATAAATGATTCTATGCCTGAATTTGTATTAGATAATGTAATGAAGATTTTGAATAAGAATAAAAAGGCATTAAATGGTGCGAAAGTTCTTTTATTAGGAGTTGCATATAAGAATGATATCGATGATTATAGAGAATCTCCAGCATTCAAGGTAATAGAGCTATTAGAAAAGAATGGTGCTGACTTAATGGTAAATGATCCGTATTGTCCAATTTCTAAATATAAGGGTAAGGTTTATAATTCTGTTGATTGGAAAGAGGTTATAAACGAGTCTGATATAGTAATTATAACTACAAATCATAGTTGTTACGATTACGAATCAATTGTGTCTAGAGCTAAAGTTGTTTATGATACTAGAAATGCAACCAAAAATGTTGTTAATAATAGAGAGAAGATTTATAAATTATAA
- a CDS encoding acyltransferase translates to MDKNYFVHESSYIDNDVVIGDGTKIWHFSHIMSNSVIGEKCNIGQNVVISPGVKIGDGVKIQNNVSVYTGVICEDYVFLGPSCVFTNVVNPRSFIERKSEYKETIIGKGASIGANVTIVCGHNIGKYALVGAGAVVTKHIPDYALVVGNPASIIGYVCECGEKLNFKDEHATCKACGKKYSKDKEKVECID, encoded by the coding sequence ATGGATAAGAATTATTTTGTACATGAATCAAGTTACATTGATAACGACGTAGTGATAGGTGACGGAACGAAGATTTGGCACTTCTCTCATATAATGAGTAATTCTGTAATTGGAGAAAAGTGTAATATAGGTCAAAACGTTGTAATATCGCCTGGTGTAAAAATTGGAGATGGAGTAAAGATACAAAATAATGTGTCTGTATATACAGGAGTTATTTGCGAAGATTATGTATTCTTAGGACCGTCTTGTGTGTTTACTAATGTAGTAAATCCAAGAAGCTTTATTGAAAGAAAAAGCGAGTATAAAGAAACTATAATTGGAAAAGGGGCTTCTATAGGTGCTAATGTAACAATTGTGTGCGGTCATAATATAGGGAAATATGCATTAGTAGGTGCTGGAGCAGTAGTTACTAAACACATACCTGATTATGCCTTAGTAGTAGGCAATCCGGCAAGTATAATAGGATATGTATGTGAATGTGGAGAAAAGTTGAACTTTAAAGATGAGCATGCAACTTGTAAAGCTTGTGGGAAAAAGTATAGTAAAGATAAAGAAAAAGTAGAATGTATAGATTAG
- a CDS encoding DegT/DnrJ/EryC1/StrS family aminotransferase → MNIPLIDLKAQYKSIAEDLDRVTKEVLSSANYIMGKNVIEFEREFAEYIGVKHAISVANGTDALVIALKSLGIGNGDEVITSTFTYFASAEAISAVGATPVFVDVEKETFNIDPTKIEEKITNKTKAIIPVHIFGQCAKMDEINEIAKKHNLKIVEDAAQASGSKYKGKMAGTLGDAACFSFFPTKNLSCAGDGGMIVTNDDNIATIAKALRTHGSGETGQKAYNLLNNINDEIETSKDGDDTVYNALKYYNYLIGFNSRLDAIQAAILRVKLPHLDDWNSRRREVAKIYNEKLKDSNVVVPTVDEENETIYHQYVLQCENREDMINKLKENGIATGVYYPVPLHLQKVYKDLGYKEGDMPVAEYLSHRTFAIPVYPELTENEINYIVENIKA, encoded by the coding sequence ATGAATATTCCATTAATTGATTTAAAAGCTCAATATAAGTCTATTGCTGAAGATTTAGATAGAGTAACTAAAGAAGTGCTTTCTTCTGCGAATTATATTATGGGCAAGAATGTAATTGAATTTGAGAGAGAATTTGCAGAATATATAGGAGTTAAACATGCGATATCAGTGGCGAATGGAACTGATGCATTGGTTATTGCATTAAAATCTTTAGGAATAGGGAATGGAGATGAAGTAATAACTTCGACATTTACTTATTTTGCTTCAGCTGAAGCTATTTCAGCAGTAGGTGCAACGCCTGTTTTTGTTGATGTTGAAAAAGAAACATTTAATATAGATCCAACTAAAATAGAAGAAAAAATTACAAATAAAACAAAGGCTATTATACCAGTTCATATATTTGGACAATGTGCTAAGATGGATGAAATAAATGAAATAGCTAAGAAGCACAATTTAAAGATCGTAGAGGATGCTGCCCAAGCATCAGGTTCTAAATATAAAGGAAAGATGGCGGGAACTTTAGGTGATGCAGCATGTTTCTCATTCTTCCCAACTAAGAATCTTTCGTGTGCTGGCGATGGCGGCATGATAGTGACAAATGATGATAATATAGCAACAATAGCAAAAGCTTTAAGAACACATGGAAGTGGAGAAACTGGACAAAAAGCTTATAATTTGCTAAATAATATAAATGATGAGATAGAGACGTCTAAAGATGGTGACGATACTGTATATAATGCTTTAAAATACTATAATTATTTAATCGGGTTCAACTCTAGGTTAGATGCTATTCAAGCAGCAATTCTAAGAGTAAAATTACCACATTTAGATGATTGGAATAGTAGAAGAAGAGAAGTAGCAAAAATATATAATGAAAAATTAAAAGATTCTAATGTAGTTGTACCTACTGTTGATGAAGAAAATGAAACTATATATCATCAATATGTGTTACAATGCGAAAATAGAGAAGATATGATAAATAAACTTAAAGAAAATGGCATAGCAACTGGAGTTTATTATCCAGTCCCACTACATTTACAAAAAGTATATAAAGATCTAGGATATAAAGAAGGGGATATGCCGGTTGCAGAATATTTATCACATAGAACATTTGCAATACCAGTTTATCCAGAATTAACAGAAAATGAAATAAATTATATAGTTGAAAATATAAAGGCATAA
- a CDS encoding ATP-dependent DNA helicase yields MDKILIRESVRNLVEFCLKKGDIDNRFSGSARAVEGVRAHQKLQEDNGRIYENYEKEVYLTHEFETNKSLIYIEGRADGIITERDKVIIEEIKSTYKNFAYIDDLNEVHWAQAKVYAFIYGNQNNLEEIYVRLSYMQLETNEVKSFEKRFTIGELEEFISDLLREYERFSVLIFKWKNIRDETIKVLNFPFEKYREGQRKLINVSYQTIKEGEILFVQAPTGIGKTISTIFPAVKAISEGIGEKIIYLTAKTINREVAEETFERLRQEGLKFRTITITAKEKTCINDDFDCNPEKCIYAKDYYGKVKKVITNVIEREERISTEILKEYAEKYQVCPFELSLDISTYCDGIIGDYNYIFDPRVSLSRVLESKGNIVLVDEAHNLIDRSRNMYSASLYKSQILNCKKITKGKLNKLHSLLGKINDYFIDLRNECDHREVKSFYEEEHPKELSKYLQLYLKESEEVLVRGNRFDGYEDILKLYFDINAFTSTTQLYDENYRTCIEKDSQEIKLTLYCVNPAKNLREYLGKCYSVIFFSATISPIKYYVNMLGGDDNTYRLKLPSPFNKENLKVHISPINIRYSYRKRTLSSVKDKICGFIKQQIGNYMIFSPSYAYMEELYSHMEEPKLEEFNLMKQKPNMTEEEKSEFLRRFKNSNNLLMFCVLGGMFSEGIDLPGDQLIGSIIIGVGYPMVDMTNEVIKDFYKEDGYDYAYVFPGINKIQQAVGRVIRTETDKGRVLLIDDRYINNKYSVLLPNEWYPINKY; encoded by the coding sequence ATGGATAAAATTCTTATACGAGAGTCTGTGAGAAATTTAGTAGAATTTTGCTTGAAAAAAGGTGATATAGATAATAGGTTTTCTGGAAGTGCTAGGGCAGTAGAGGGAGTAAGAGCACATCAAAAGCTTCAGGAAGATAACGGAAGGATTTATGAGAACTATGAAAAGGAAGTATATTTAACTCATGAGTTTGAGACGAATAAAAGCTTGATCTATATTGAAGGAAGAGCAGATGGAATTATAACGGAAAGAGATAAAGTTATAATTGAAGAAATAAAATCAACTTATAAGAATTTTGCATACATTGATGATTTGAATGAGGTACATTGGGCTCAGGCAAAGGTGTATGCTTTTATTTATGGAAATCAAAATAATCTTGAAGAAATTTATGTGCGATTATCCTACATGCAGTTAGAAACGAATGAGGTTAAGAGTTTTGAAAAAAGATTTACTATAGGAGAATTAGAAGAATTTATATCTGATTTATTAAGAGAATATGAGAGATTTAGTGTTTTAATATTTAAATGGAAAAACATTAGAGATGAAACTATAAAAGTACTAAATTTTCCTTTTGAAAAATACAGAGAAGGTCAAAGGAAACTTATTAATGTTTCATATCAAACTATAAAAGAGGGGGAAATATTATTTGTTCAGGCACCGACAGGCATAGGAAAAACTATATCAACCATATTCCCAGCTGTAAAGGCTATAAGCGAAGGAATTGGAGAAAAAATTATATATTTGACGGCAAAGACGATAAATAGGGAAGTTGCAGAAGAAACTTTTGAAAGATTGCGTCAAGAAGGATTGAAATTTAGGACTATCACAATTACGGCAAAAGAGAAAACATGTATTAATGATGATTTTGATTGCAATCCAGAGAAGTGCATATATGCCAAAGACTATTATGGTAAAGTAAAAAAAGTAATTACAAATGTTATCGAAAGGGAAGAAAGAATTTCCACGGAAATATTGAAGGAATATGCCGAAAAATATCAAGTATGCCCATTTGAGCTATCTTTAGATATAAGTACTTATTGTGATGGAATTATAGGTGATTATAATTACATCTTTGATCCAAGAGTATCTTTGAGTAGAGTTCTAGAAAGCAAAGGAAATATAGTTTTGGTGGATGAAGCACATAATTTAATTGATAGGTCAAGAAATATGTATTCCGCATCCTTATATAAAAGTCAAATTCTAAATTGCAAAAAGATAACTAAGGGTAAACTAAATAAACTACATTCCTTATTGGGAAAGATTAATGATTATTTCATTGATTTAAGAAATGAATGCGACCATAGAGAAGTGAAATCATTTTATGAAGAGGAACATCCTAAGGAATTGAGTAAGTATTTGCAGTTATACTTAAAAGAAAGTGAAGAAGTGCTAGTAAGAGGAAATAGATTTGATGGTTATGAAGATATATTGAAATTATATTTTGATATAAATGCTTTTACTTCTACGACACAGCTCTATGATGAAAATTATAGGACTTGTATAGAAAAGGATTCTCAAGAAATCAAGTTGACTTTATATTGTGTAAATCCAGCTAAGAATTTAAGAGAATACTTAGGAAAATGCTACTCGGTAATATTTTTTTCTGCAACTATATCACCAATAAAATACTATGTAAATATGCTGGGCGGAGATGATAATACATATAGGTTAAAGCTTCCATCTCCTTTCAATAAAGAAAACTTAAAAGTTCATATTAGTCCTATTAATATTAGATATTCATATAGAAAAAGGACCTTATCATCAGTGAAAGATAAAATTTGTGGCTTTATAAAGCAGCAAATTGGAAACTACATGATTTTTTCACCATCATATGCATATATGGAAGAGTTATATAGCCATATGGAGGAGCCGAAGCTAGAAGAATTTAATCTTATGAAACAGAAACCTAATATGACGGAGGAAGAAAAAAGTGAATTTTTAAGAAGATTTAAGAATAGCAATAATTTATTAATGTTTTGTGTGCTTGGAGGGATGTTTTCAGAAGGAATAGATTTGCCTGGTGATCAGTTAATTGGAAGCATAATAATTGGAGTAGGATATCCTATGGTAGATATGACAAATGAAGTTATAAAGGATTTTTATAAAGAAGATGGTTATGACTATGCGTATGTATTTCCAGGAATAAATAAAATTCAGCAGGCTGTAGGAAGAGTTATAAGAACTGAGACGGACAAAGGAAGAGTTCTGCTTATTGATGATAGATATATAAATAATAAATATAGTGTTCTTTTACCAAATGAGTGGTATCCTATAAATAAATATTAA
- a CDS encoding DUF1836 domain-containing protein → MAGKFDSDYIKELAKEMSKSTSVSYEDIPKYDLFLSQVIDYLNDKFVDEKFTNNIVQNYTKSEVITKPEDGKKRGYTKMHLVQLVLLSHMRPLLTTEEIKKVFRIAFNEINDRSDDILSWEETYKTFTQIQKESLDNYLDTFISNDDKLEEIIKNFELKDNDKERIKIFLLVLSLIAEASVIKKLVQKIVKEYEEE, encoded by the coding sequence ATGGCAGGAAAATTTGATTCAGATTATATAAAAGAATTGGCTAAAGAAATGTCTAAAAGTACTTCCGTTTCATATGAAGATATTCCTAAATATGATTTGTTTTTATCCCAAGTAATCGATTATTTAAACGATAAGTTTGTTGATGAGAAGTTTACTAACAATATAGTTCAAAATTATACTAAAAGCGAAGTTATAACTAAGCCGGAAGATGGCAAAAAAAGAGGATATACAAAAATGCATTTAGTACAATTAGTACTGCTTAGCCATATGAGGCCCTTATTAACGACGGAAGAAATAAAGAAAGTTTTTCGGATTGCATTTAATGAAATCAATGACAGAAGCGATGATATACTGTCATGGGAAGAGACATATAAAACTTTCACACAAATACAAAAGGAAAGTTTAGATAACTATTTAGATACGTTTATATCAAATGATGATAAATTAGAAGAGATAATAAAGAATTTTGAATTGAAAGATAATGATAAGGAAAGAATTAAAATTTTCCTATTAGTTCTTTCTTTAATAGCAGAAGCAAGTGTTATTAAAAAGTTAGTTCAAAAAATAGTTAAAGAGTATGAAGAAGAATAA
- a CDS encoding AbrB/MazE/SpoVT family DNA-binding domain-containing protein has product MKSTGVVRRVDELGRIVIPIELRRTLDIAEKDALEIYVDGEQIILKKYEPACIFCGDARDVINYKGKNICTKCLDEIKTNR; this is encoded by the coding sequence ATGAAATCAACAGGTGTAGTTAGAAGAGTAGATGAATTAGGAAGAATAGTTATTCCTATAGAACTTAGAAGAACATTAGATATTGCTGAAAAAGATGCATTAGAAATTTATGTAGACGGAGAGCAAATAATCTTAAAGAAATACGAACCAGCTTGTATCTTCTGTGGAGATGCAAGAGACGTAATTAACTATAAAGGCAAGAATATCTGTACTAAATGTTTAGACGAAATTAAAACAAACAGATAG
- the rsmI gene encoding 16S rRNA (cytidine(1402)-2'-O)-methyltransferase: protein MENGKLYLVPTPIGNLKDITLRALEALRDVDIIAAEDTRQTLKLLNHFEIKKPLISYHKFNEQIKSDKIIDLLMEGNNVALVSDAGTPGISDPGSVIVGRCIEKKINFEVLPGATAITTALVYSGLDTTKFLFRGFLPRENKERKIVTNDLLQSQETIIFYEAPHRLIDTLEFLLDTFGDRKIAACRELTKIYQQIHRGTLKEVIQYFQENKPRGEFVLVLEGKRLEEIKEEQREEWIHLSIEEHIVKYINGGASKKEAIKLVAKERELPKSEVYKFSTNI, encoded by the coding sequence ATGGAAAATGGAAAGTTGTATTTAGTACCAACTCCTATTGGAAACTTAAAAGATATAACATTGAGGGCTCTAGAAGCTTTAAGAGATGTTGATATTATAGCGGCTGAAGATACAAGACAAACGTTGAAATTATTAAATCATTTTGAGATAAAAAAACCATTAATAAGTTATCACAAATTTAATGAGCAAATAAAAAGTGATAAAATTATAGATTTACTAATGGAAGGTAATAATGTTGCTTTAGTTTCAGATGCTGGAACACCCGGAATATCAGATCCAGGAAGTGTTATTGTTGGACGTTGCATAGAAAAAAAGATAAATTTCGAAGTACTTCCAGGAGCGACAGCTATAACTACGGCATTAGTTTATTCTGGATTAGACACAACTAAATTTTTATTCAGGGGTTTCTTACCAAGAGAAAATAAAGAACGTAAGATAGTCACAAATGACTTATTGCAAAGTCAGGAAACTATTATCTTTTACGAAGCACCGCATAGACTGATAGATACGCTTGAATTCTTATTAGATACATTTGGAGATAGAAAAATTGCAGCATGCAGAGAATTAACTAAGATTTATCAACAAATACACAGGGGAACTTTAAAAGAAGTAATTCAGTATTTTCAGGAGAATAAACCAAGAGGAGAATTTGTTCTTGTTCTAGAAGGAAAAAGACTTGAAGAGATAAAGGAAGAGCAAAGGGAAGAGTGGATTCATTTATCTATTGAAGAGCATATAGTTAAATATATTAATGGTGGTGCGAGTAAGAAAGAGGCAATAAAGCTTGTAGCCAAGGAAAGAGAATTACCTAAAAGTGAAGTATATAAATTCTCAACTAATATATAA
- a CDS encoding tRNA1(Val) (adenine(37)-N6)-methyltransferase, producing MNNKLQYVRDDETVDDLQLKGLNLIQKKEGFKFGIDAVLLSDFAYIKNKHKVMDLCTGTGIIPFLIYGKYKPECVYGLEIQEDMVDMAKRSVKLNELEGNVCFINEDLKNIDYLKTLDKFDAVTVNPPYKLNNSGIINPNDKLAIARHEILCNLEDVISAARILLKDNGRLFMIHRPERLADIFILMRKYKIEPKRVKMIHPKVGKAPNIVLIEGQRDGGAYLKWEAPLYVYDEDGKYTKEIDSIYWRS from the coding sequence ATGAATAATAAATTGCAATATGTGAGAGATGATGAGACAGTAGATGATTTGCAACTTAAGGGATTAAATTTAATTCAAAAGAAGGAGGGATTTAAATTTGGTATAGATGCTGTTTTATTATCTGATTTTGCTTATATAAAAAATAAACATAAGGTGATGGATTTATGTACAGGAACTGGGATAATTCCATTTTTGATATATGGCAAATATAAGCCTGAGTGTGTATATGGATTAGAAATTCAAGAAGATATGGTAGATATGGCTAAAAGGAGCGTAAAATTAAATGAGCTTGAAGGAAATGTATGTTTTATAAATGAAGATTTAAAAAATATAGATTATCTAAAGACACTTGATAAGTTTGATGCAGTGACAGTAAATCCACCTTATAAACTAAACAATTCAGGAATTATAAATCCAAATGATAAGCTTGCTATAGCTAGGCATGAAATATTATGTAATTTAGAAGATGTGATTTCAGCAGCAAGAATTTTATTAAAGGATAATGGAAGACTCTTTATGATACATAGACCTGAAAGATTAGCGGATATTTTTATTTTAATGAGAAAATATAAAATAGAACCTAAAAGAGTAAAAATGATTCATCCTAAGGTAGGAAAAGCTCCTAATATTGTATTGATTGAAGGGCAAAGAGATGGGGGAGCCTATTTGAAGTGGGAAGCACCATTGTATGTCTATGATGAAGATGGAAAATATACTAAAGAAATAGATTCAATATATTGGAGGTCATGA
- a CDS encoding NlpC/P60 family protein, with the protein MRSRILAIMLATVIVVGSSIPAFATPDNQQLSDSRQKYAEIESKITDIQNKIDDLNMQIEPLQLTVDKNKKEITTINKVIDSSTKDIEQYKKEINTLDLALGQRVKAMYMSGDLEFGYLNFILESESTSDFFSRAEAVSKIIGKDKSAIEDVTSKKEELNNKIKSLEDKKDEIDKLNKEIQVSLSELDGKKKEAETLSSQAKDEKSKFDSQYLSQLERELVKSQFDVIGNSNSSATDLQGAINQLRNIRDNQIKSEIVTSEINDKIEKAKTMVADKKAAEVKVATPSRGGGGRVAAPSAGNAQSILNEAYAQLGKPYVWGATGDASFDCSGFTQYVYEHAAGVDITRTTYSQIGVGQPVSQDQLQPGDLVFTHPGHVGIYVGNGQMINAPQTGDVVKVAPVYSFYAARRVLK; encoded by the coding sequence ATGAGGAGTAGAATTCTAGCTATTATGTTAGCAACCGTAATCGTTGTAGGTAGCTCGATACCAGCGTTTGCGACGCCAGATAATCAACAGTTGAGTGATTCAAGACAGAAATATGCAGAAATTGAAAGCAAGATAACAGATATTCAGAATAAAATTGATGATTTAAATATGCAGATAGAGCCGCTACAATTAACAGTAGATAAGAATAAAAAAGAAATAACAACTATCAATAAAGTTATTGATAGTAGTACAAAAGACATTGAACAATATAAGAAAGAGATTAATACATTAGATTTAGCTTTAGGACAAAGAGTTAAAGCTATGTACATGTCAGGTGATTTAGAATTTGGTTACTTGAATTTTATACTTGAATCAGAATCAACAAGTGATTTCTTTTCTAGAGCAGAGGCAGTTAGTAAAATTATAGGAAAAGACAAATCTGCCATAGAAGATGTTACAAGTAAAAAGGAAGAATTAAATAACAAAATAAAATCCCTAGAAGATAAGAAAGATGAAATAGATAAACTTAATAAAGAAATACAAGTTAGCTTAAGTGAACTCGATGGAAAGAAAAAAGAAGCAGAAACTTTATCAAGTCAAGCTAAGGATGAAAAAAGTAAATTTGACTCACAATACTTATCACAATTAGAAAGAGAACTTGTAAAATCTCAATTTGATGTTATAGGTAACTCTAATAGTTCAGCTACTGATCTTCAAGGAGCAATTAATCAATTAAGAAATATTAGAGATAATCAAATTAAGAGTGAGATCGTTACTTCAGAGATAAATGATAAAATTGAAAAGGCTAAAACAATGGTAGCAGATAAAAAAGCAGCTGAAGTAAAAGTGGCAACGCCAAGTAGAGGCGGAGGCGGAAGAGTAGCTGCACCATCAGCAGGAAATGCTCAATCTATTCTAAATGAGGCATATGCACAGTTAGGAAAGCCTTATGTATGGGGTGCAACTGGAGATGCAAGCTTTGACTGTTCAGGATTTACTCAATATGTTTATGAGCATGCTGCAGGAGTAGATATAACAAGAACAACTTATTCTCAAATTGGAGTTGGACAACCAGTTAGCCAAGATCAGCTTCAACCTGGAGATTTGGTATTTACTCATCCAGGTCACGTTGGGATATATGTTGGTAATGGCCAAATGATTAACGCACCTCAAACAGGTGATGTGGTTAAAGTTGCGCCAGTTTATAGTTTTTATGCTGCAAGAAGAGTTCTTAAGTAG